GCGTGTCGCTCCTGTGTGCGGCCATCAGCTGCGCATGGGGGCGCAATGCATTGAAGGTTGGCATGAGGGAGTGAGCGGATGCAAGCAGCACACAGGCATAACTTGGCAACAACGCGCGCTGCGCGTGGTTTTACATTGCTCGAATTATTGGTCGTCATCGTGATCATCGGCTTGCTGGCGGCGTATGTCGGCCCCAAGTATTTTGCCCAGCTGGGCAAATCGGAAGTGACGGTGGCCAAGGCGCAGATCGAGGCGTTTGAAAAGTCGCTCGATACCTATCGCCTCGACGTGGGACGCTACCCGTCCACGGAAGAAGGCCTGGGCGCACTGCTGGTGGCGCCGCCGGCTGCCGGCACGCGCTGGAATGGACCGTACCTGAAAAAGGCCGTGCCGCTCGACCCCTGGGGCCATGCCTATCAATACCGCGCGCCCGGCAGCAAGGGCGAGTACGACATCGTCTCGATGGGCAAGGATGGCCAACCCGGTGGCAGCGGCGACAACGCCGACATCAGCGCGCAATAGCGTCAGCGCCACTCCTCCCTCACGGACACGCCATCATGCAGTTTGAAGTTCGCGCGCTCTCCACGGACCAGGCAGCGGTCACCTTGTCGACCTGCGTGATTGACGCACGCGACGCAGCCGACGCGCGCCGCCAGGCTGAGGCGCGCGGCCTGTTCGTCAGCGCCATCCGCCCCGTGCGGACCACGCCGTTCAGCGCGGCCGGACGCCAGCGCGCGCGCGCGCTGCCCCTGTTGCTGTTCAGCCAGGAATTGCTGGCGTTATTGAATGCGGGCCTGGGCATCGTCGAGGCGCTGGAAGCCTTGCTGGAAAAGGAAGCGGCGCCCGCCACGCGCAGCGTGCTCACGCGTCTGCTGGAAGGCTTGCGCGAAGGCAAGCGTTTTTCCGCCGTGCTGGCAGAGCAGGCCGAACTGTTTCCACCGCTCTACATTGGCATCGTCAAGGCGGCCGAAGGCACGAGCGACTTGCCGCGCGCGCTGTCGCGCTACATCGACTACCAGCAGCGCATCGACACGGTGCGCAGTAAAATCGTCAGCGCCGCCATCTATCCGGCCATCCTGCTGGCCGTGGGCGGCGGCGTCAGCGCCTTCCTGATCAGCTATGTGGTGCCGCGTTTCGCCGAGGTGTATCAGGGCGCCGGACGCAACCTGCCGTGGATGTCGCAAGTCATGCTCAGCTGGGGCCAGTTCGTCACCGAACACGGCGTGCTGCTGTTGCTCGGGCTGGCGCTGGCCGGCAGTGTGTTGCTGACCGCCGTGCGCCGCGTGCTGCGCCGTGGCGGCGTGGCGCGCCTGCTGGCGGCACTGCCCGGCATCGGCGAGCGCGTGCGCATCTATGAACTGTCGCGCCTGTACCTGACCCTGGGCATGCTGGCCGAAGGCGGCATCACCATCGTGCAGGCGATCGCCACCGTGCAAGCGATGGTCTCGCCGGGCATGCAGGCGTCGTTGCAGCAGGCGCGCGGCGCCATCGAGGCGGGCCAGCCCCTGTCGTCGGCCTTTGAGCAGCACCGACTGACGACGCCGATTTCCCTGCGCATGCTGCGCGTGGGCGAGCGCACGGGCGACATGGGCCCCATGCTGACGCAGTCGGCCGCCTTTTACGACGGCGAAATCAGCCGCTGGATCGACCGTTTTACACGCACCTTCGAACCCTTGCTGATGGCCGCCATCGGCCTGATAGTGGGCGCCATCGTGATCCTGCTGTACATGCCCATCTTTGACCTTGCCGGCGATATTGCATGAACCAGATTTCCTCCGTTCCTGTCGCCATCGATCCTGCGCTGCTGCAGCGCGCGCGCGCCCAGTGCCGGCAATCGAAGCGCAGCCTGGTCGAAGAATTGCAGGAGCTGAGCGGTATCGAGGCGCGCGCCGTGGTGCGCGCACTGGCGTGCCCGTTCGGCCTGGCCGTGCTGGAAACGGCCGACATGCTGGCATATGCTCCCGCCTTCGACCTGCTGCCGCTGTCGCAGGCATTGGCGCGCCACAGCGTGCTGCTGCGCGGCGCCGATGGCCAGCTGCTGGGCGTGATTGCCGACCCGTTCGACCTCGACCTGCAAACCTGGCTCGGCGCGCGCGCGGGACAGGGCGCCTTGCACGTGCGTCTGGCGCTGCAGGCCGACATCGGCGCCTACCTGTCGAAGCAGGAAGAATCGGCGCGCGCCGTCGACAACCTGCTGCCCGGTGCGGCCGCAGACACCCGGCGCGACGGCAAGACGGCCGCAGTGCTGTCATTCGCCAGCGTGTCGGAAGCGGCCAGTCCCGCCGTCAAGCTGGTCAACTCGACCTTGTACGACGCGCTCAAAGCTGGCGCCTCGGACATCCACCTGGAAAGCACGGCTGGCGGCCTGGCCGTCAAGTACAGGATCGACGGTGTGCTGGATCACGCCACGTCCGTCAACGGCATCGAAGTGGCCGAACACATCATCTCGCGCCTGAAGGTGCTGGCCGAACTCGATATCGCCGAGCGCCGCGTGCCGCAGGACGGCAGCTTCCGCGTCGAGGCGGGCGGGCGTGAAATCGACTTGCGCGTTTCCATCATGCCCAGCATCCATGGCGAGGACGCCGTCATCCGCATCCTCGACAAGCGCGCCATGATCGAGGCGTATGGCGCCCTGACCCTCGAAGCGCTGGGTTTTGACTCTCCATCGCTGGTCGCCTTGCGCGCGCTGGCGCAGGAAGCGTACGGCATGCTGCTCGTCACCGGTCCCACCGGGTCGGGCAAGACCACGACTTTATATGCGGCGCTGACGGAAATCCATAACGGGCGCGAAAAGATCATCACCATCGAAGACCCCGTCGAATACCAGCTGCCCGGCATTTTGCAGATACCCGTGAATGAAAAGAAGGGGCTGACCTTTGCCAGGGGCTTGCGCTCGATTTTGCGCCACGACCCCGATAAAATCATGGTGGGCGAAATCCGCGACCGCGAGACGGCGGAAATCGCCGTGCAGTCGGCCCTCACGGGCCATCTGGTGCTCACCACCGTGCATGCGAATAATGTGTTCGACGTGTTCGGCCGTTTTACCCACATGGGCATCGATCCGTATGCCTTCGTCTCGGCCCTGAACGGCATCTGGGCGCAGCGCCTGATCCGCACCAACTGCCCCCATTGCGCGGTCGATTACACGCCGGATGACGGTGAACTGGCCAGCGTGGGCCTGGCGCGCGCCGACGTGGCGCAATATCGATTCAAGCAGGGCAAGGGTTGCGGCGATTGCCGTGGCACTGGCTACAAGGGGCGCCGCTCGATCGCCGAAATCCTCGTGCTGACCGATGAAATCCGCGAACTGATCGTCGACAAAAAACCGATCCGTCAGATCAAGGCGGCCGCGTATGCGAACGGCACGCGCAGCCTGCGCCTGGCGGCGCTGGAACTGGTCAAGCGGGGCGCCACCACCATCACGGAAATCAAGAGGGTCACCTTGCATGCGTAGAGGTCTTGGACAAGGATTGCGCCTGGGCGTGGCGGTGGACAGCATGAGCCTGTGGCGCAGCAGCCGCTGGCGCGCCCCGGCGTGGACCTTGCTGGGCGAAGCGGCGTATGAGCCGCACGCCGGTCTGGGACTGCATGGCGACTTTGCCGCCCTGGGCCAGGCGCTGGAACAGATTCTGCCTGAGGGACAATACGCGCGCTGGCCTTTGTCCGTGGTGCTCGACGATGGGTTGGCGCGCCTGTGGCAAGTGGACATGCCGCACGGCGCCGCGCGCCTGGCCGACATCGAGGCGGCCGCCGCGCTGCGCTTTCAGTCGCTGTATGGCGATCCTCCCGGCCTGTGGCGCAGCAGCAGCGCGTGGGATGCGCGCGTACCGTTTTTCTGCGCCGTGCCGCGCGCGCTGCTGGCGCAGCTGACGCGCGTGGCCTTGGACCGCAAGCTGGCATTGATCTTTATCACGCCGCAATTCGCGCGCCACTGGAACCGCTGGCATGGTGCGTTGAAGCCGGGCGCCTGGTTTGGCCAGTTGCAGCAGAACGTACTGACCCTGGGCATGCGTCACGAGGGCCGCCTGCTCGCCGTGCGCGCGCTGCCCGTGCCCCCGGACGCCGGCGATGGCTGGCTGGTGCAGACCCTGGCGCGCGAGGCGCTGCTGCAAGGCGTGCCTGCACCGGCGCTGCTGCAGCTGTGCGGCGCGCCGCCGGCGAGCTGGCTGACGCCATCGAAAGAATTCATCTGCCAGGTTTTTTTCGCGCCGGACGGGGACAGCACCTTGTCGCCGGCGGCCCGGCTGGCGCGCAGCGGAGGACTGGCATGACGCGCCTCGATATCGATTTCGCGCCGCCCAACTGGCGCCGCAGCCTGCAGCGCGTGCCCGCCTGGGCATGGTGCGCGGGTGCGCTGGGCGTGGCGCTGACCATCGCGGCGGCGTACGGCGGCAGCGCCGCGCTGCAGCGCCAGCAGGCCAGCGAGGCGCAATGGCAGCGCGCGCAGCAGCGCGTCGCGCAAGCCATGCAGGGGCCGGCGCTTGCGCCGCAAATCGCCATCGCGCCCGCGCAGGCGGCAGCCGTGAATGCGGCCATCCTGCAATTGAACCTGCCGTGGCGCGATCTGCAGGATGCGCTGGCCAGCGCCACGCCGCCGACCATCGCGCTGCTGGCGCTGGAGCCGGATGCGCGCAAGCGGATATTGAAGATCACGGCCGAAACCACCAGTAGCGACGCCATGGTGGCGTATGTGTCGCAATTGAAGCGGCAGGAGCTGTTCGGCACGCGCGTGCTGCTGCTGCGCCATGAAATCAATGCGCTCGATCCGAACAAGCCGTTGCGCTTCCAGCTCGAAGCGCGCTGGGGTGCGCCATGATGGCCATCGACCTCGCGATGCTGCGCCTGCGCGCGCAACTGCTGCTGCGCCGCCTGGGCGCTCCCGCCTGCCTGGCCGCGGCCTTGCTTGCGCTGGGCGTGGCCGCCTGGGTCTGGGCCTGGCAGCAGCGCGCCGTGGCGGCGCAACTGGAAGCGCGAACCATGCCCGTGCCAGCGCTGGCCGTGCTGGCCGCGGCGCCGCCGGCGACAGCCAGCGACAACCTGGCGCGCTTTTATGCCGTCCTGGGACAGCAGCGCCACGCGGAGCAGCAGGTCAAGCAGCTGTTCGACCTGGCCGCGAAAAACGGCTTGCTGCTGGCGCAGGGCGAATACAAGAGCGGCTACGACAAGGCCAGCCGCGTCGCCACCTGGCAGGTGACCTTGCCGCTGAAGGGCAGTTATGCGGCCGTGTGGCAGTTTGCGCTGCAGGCGTTGCGCGCCATGCCGTTCGCCTCGCTC
Above is a genomic segment from Janthinobacterium sp. 64 containing:
- a CDS encoding type II secretion system F family protein, with the translated sequence MQFEVRALSTDQAAVTLSTCVIDARDAADARRQAEARGLFVSAIRPVRTTPFSAAGRQRARALPLLLFSQELLALLNAGLGIVEALEALLEKEAAPATRSVLTRLLEGLREGKRFSAVLAEQAELFPPLYIGIVKAAEGTSDLPRALSRYIDYQQRIDTVRSKIVSAAIYPAILLAVGGGVSAFLISYVVPRFAEVYQGAGRNLPWMSQVMLSWGQFVTEHGVLLLLGLALAGSVLLTAVRRVLRRGGVARLLAALPGIGERVRIYELSRLYLTLGMLAEGGITIVQAIATVQAMVSPGMQASLQQARGAIEAGQPLSSAFEQHRLTTPISLRMLRVGERTGDMGPMLTQSAAFYDGEISRWIDRFTRTFEPLLMAAIGLIVGAIVILLYMPIFDLAGDIA
- a CDS encoding GspE/PulE family protein — its product is MNQISSVPVAIDPALLQRARAQCRQSKRSLVEELQELSGIEARAVVRALACPFGLAVLETADMLAYAPAFDLLPLSQALARHSVLLRGADGQLLGVIADPFDLDLQTWLGARAGQGALHVRLALQADIGAYLSKQEESARAVDNLLPGAAADTRRDGKTAAVLSFASVSEAASPAVKLVNSTLYDALKAGASDIHLESTAGGLAVKYRIDGVLDHATSVNGIEVAEHIISRLKVLAELDIAERRVPQDGSFRVEAGGREIDLRVSIMPSIHGEDAVIRILDKRAMIEAYGALTLEALGFDSPSLVALRALAQEAYGMLLVTGPTGSGKTTTLYAALTEIHNGREKIITIEDPVEYQLPGILQIPVNEKKGLTFARGLRSILRHDPDKIMVGEIRDRETAEIAVQSALTGHLVLTTVHANNVFDVFGRFTHMGIDPYAFVSALNGIWAQRLIRTNCPHCAVDYTPDDGELASVGLARADVAQYRFKQGKGCGDCRGTGYKGRRSIAEILVLTDEIRELIVDKKPIRQIKAAAYANGTRSLRLAALELVKRGATTITEIKRVTLHA
- the gspG gene encoding type II secretion system major pseudopilin GspG encodes the protein MQAAHRHNLATTRAARGFTLLELLVVIVIIGLLAAYVGPKYFAQLGKSEVTVAKAQIEAFEKSLDTYRLDVGRYPSTEEGLGALLVAPPAAGTRWNGPYLKKAVPLDPWGHAYQYRAPGSKGEYDIVSMGKDGQPGGSGDNADISAQ